AACAGTTTGGAAATTAAGAGCTTTGCAGGATCATATGTTTCGAGTTAAATAGATTGCGATTGCCTGGATGAACTCAATATTGGCTAGTCGATGTCAGGAAATGATTAAATAACAAGTCAACAGATAATAGGAGGAGAAATCTATGATGAAAACAAAAGTACTTGAAATTGGAGCACTTGTACCAGATTTTAAAGAAGAAAGCTTATTAGTGCTTTTTAATGAAACAGCACCCCTTGAATTGAAAGATATTTCAGTAATCCACCGTTTTGAAGAACAACCTGAAAATGCACTGCAGCAAGGTACAACACTTGTAATTGGCGACAAAGAATATACGATACAAAAAGTCGGGGAGGAAGCAAATCCCAACTTTGAAAGCCTTGGTCACGTTTCAATCTATTTTAAAGACGATGAAACGGAAGAAATCTTACCAGGGGCTGTATTAGTAACACCAAGTGATTTTCCAGAGTTAAATATTGGTGATTCAATTGAAGTGAAATAATGCGGATACGCCCTTATAGTGCGGGTTTAACAACCTCTTAAAAGGCATTTCCCTCTATATTACGTTATTAAGAGAGGATGGAATTAATATGGATTTTATGATAGC
This region of Oceanobacillus sp. FSL K6-2867 genomic DNA includes:
- a CDS encoding PTS glucitol/sorbitol transporter subunit IIA, producing MMKTKVLEIGALVPDFKEESLLVLFNETAPLELKDISVIHRFEEQPENALQQGTTLVIGDKEYTIQKVGEEANPNFESLGHVSIYFKDDETEEILPGAVLVTPSDFPELNIGDSIEVK